The sequence below is a genomic window from Cobetia sp. cqz5-12.
GTTGCCCCAGTCACCGACGATGCCGAGACGGATGAACTCGTGCTTCTGACCTTCCACCTGCACGCCGGCGTATTCACGGCACAGGTGGCGGGCTTTCTCGGACTCGAGATGCTTGCCGTGGGTCGTCTCGACCTTGTGCTCGATGGGCAGACCATGACAGTCCCAGCCCGGCACGTACGGCGCGTCAAAGCCCGCCATCGTCTTGGACTTGACGATGATGTCCTTGAGAATCTTGTTGACGGCATGACCGATGTGAATATTGCCGTTGGCATAGGGAGGGCCATCGTGGAGCACGAAGCTCGGACGGCCCTTGCCTGCTTCACGCAGACGCGCATAGAGGTCAATCTCGTTCCAGCGCGCCAGTTGGTCCGGCTCACGCTTGGGGAGATTGCCGCGCATCGGGAAGTCGGTATCGGGCAGATTCAAAGTGTGCTTGTAGTCGCTCATAGCCTTTCGGGTCAGCCGTCGTGGGGGCGGGAAGCCTGGGCTTCCCGAGCTGTGGAATCAGACACCTCAGCAGTGCCGTGTAAGGGTGCCGTCGGCGCATCCGTCATCAATGCGCTCAGCGGACGGCTGGCCAGCGGCAGGTCAGCCATCGAGGTCATGCAATCGAGCAACGCCTGCTCGTCACCGGCAGGCGTCTCGCCCGCGGCCAGCGCGAAGAAGCGTCGCGCCAGGGCGATGTCGGCGTAGATGGCGGCCTTGAGGGCTTCCAGGCCATCGAAGCGCTGCTCACCGCGCAGGAAGGCGCAGAAGCTGACGCGCATCGGCTGGCCATAGAGGTCTTCCGCGAAGTCCAGTAGATGGACCTCTAGCACCGGCCGCGGCGTGCCGACCGTCGGGCGCCAGCCGATATTGGCCACCGCCGGGCAGTCGCGGCCATCGGCCAGATGCGCCATCACCGCATAGACGCCGGAGACCGCCAGCGGCGCATTCGGCAACGGCAGGTTGGCGGTCGGCACGCCCAGCGTGCGACCCAGCTGGCGGTCCGCGACCACGCGCCCCTGCCAGTGGTGGGCACGCCCCAGCAGTCTGGCGGCCAGCGCCATGTCGCCTGCGGCCAGCACCTCACGCACGCGGGTGCTGGACACACGCTCGTCGGCGATCTCGAAGGTGCGGGTATGCTCCACCGCAAAGCCTTCGGCGGCGCCGATGCGTTCCAGCAACGCGAAGTCTCCGGCGCGATCGCAGCCAAAGCGGAAGTCGTCACCGACCACCAGGTGACGCACACCGAGCCCATCGATCAGTACCTGCTCGATGAATTCACGTGCCGACAGCGAGCGCAGCGCCTCATTGAAGGGCAGACACAGTACGCGCTCGGCGCCATGACTGCCCAGCAGACGCACCTTGTCCGCCAGACGCGTCAGCCGCGGCGGCGCCTTGTCACCCGCGAAGAACTCACGCGGCTGCGGCTCGAACACCACCACCGTGGCGGGCAGACCATAGGCTGCCGCGCGCTCGCGAAGTTGCTCCAGAATCGCCTGGTGGCCGAGATGCACGCCATCGAAATTGCCGATGGTGGCCACACAGCCGCGACTGCCATCCTGCTTGCGCAGGCGGGCGAGATTGTGGAGTCCTCTGATCAAGTCCATGCGTGCATCACACAAGCCGCCGAAAGTGGTCGATTATAGCGAAGGGGCACGGCGCTGACAGCCACCGTAGCCCCGCCAGGGAGAAAACAGCTGGAACCGAGGGCACCAACCTGGGTGGTAGTGGTACCCGGGCAGCAGGCTCAGCTCTGCATGCGGAAATGGCGCGGGCGGACACCGCACAGCCCCAACCACGCCGCATAGGCCAGCACACCGCCGACGACCAGAGCTCCCATCATCGCACAGCGCTCCCACAGGCCCCAACCAAGCCAGGTGGTCCAGTCCGGCGACAGCCACATCAGGCCGCCGCCCATCAAAGCGCAACCGCCGATCAGGGTCAGCGAATAGCGTCCCCAGCCGGGCTGGAAGCGCAGCACGCCATCACGATACAGGCCGCGCGCCAGCAGGCCCGCATTGAGGAAGGCCGACAGCGCCGTGGCCAGCGCGAGCCCGGCATGCGCCAGCGGCACGATCAGCGCCAGATTGAAGGCCATGTTGGCGACCATCGCGATGATACCGATCTTGACCGGCGTTTTCGTGTCCTGACGCGCATAGAAGCCCGGCGCCAGCACCTTGATCAGCATGAAGGCCAACAGGCCGAAGCTGTAGGCACGCAGACTCTGGGCCGACATCACCACATCGTTGTCGGTCATCGCGCCGTAGTGGAACAGCGTGATCAGCAGGGGCTCGGCCAGCACGCCAAGCGCCAATGCCGCCGGCACACCAATCAACAGCACCGAGCGCAGCGCCCAGTCGAGCATCTTCTGGAAATGCTCCAGTGATTGCTCGGCGTGGCGCTTGGAGAGCGCCGGCAGAATCACCGTCCCGATGGCGATGCCGATGATGCCCAGCGGCAGCTCGACCAGACGGTCGGAGTAATAGAGCCACGACACGCTGCCGGTAACCAGAAACGAGGCCAGCACGGTATCCAGCAGCAGATTGATCTGCGAGACCGAGACACCGAACAGCGCCGGGGTCATCAGCCTGAGGATGCGGCGTACACCTTCATGGGCGAAATTCGGCCATGGTTTGGGCATCAGGCCAAGCCGCAGCAGGAATGGCACCTGGAACAACAACTGCACGCCACCTGCGATCAACACGCCCCAGGCCAGCGCCATGGCGGGTGTCTCGAAGCGCGGGGCCAGCAACAGCGCCGCGCCGATCAGGCTCAGGTTGAGCAGCACCGGCGTGATGGCCGGTACCGCAAAGCGATTCCAGGTATTGAGCACGCTGCCGGCGAAGGCGGTCAACGAGATCAGCAGCAGATACGGGAAGGTCAGGCGCAGCATGTCACCGGTCAGTGCCAGCTTGCCGGTATCATCACCGAACCCGGGTGCGAAGACCCACACCAGCCAGGGCGCACACAGCATCGCCAGCGCGGTGATCAACGCGAGTATGACACCAAGACTGCCGCTGACGGCGTCTAGCAACTCGCGGACCTCTTCCCGTGTCCGGCGGGTCGCATACTCCGACAGCACCGGAATGAAGGCCTGGTTGAAGGCACCCTCGGCAAACAGGCGGCGCATGAAGTTGGGGATCTTAAAGGCGACGAAGAAGGCATCCGCCCCGCTGCCGGCACCCAGCAGGGATGCGATGGTCACATCGCGCGCCAGCCCCAGCACGCGCGACAGCATCGTCATCACACTGACGATCAACCCGGAACGCAACAGGCCACCCCGCACCGGCAGGCTGTCGCCCGAGCGGGTCTCGCCCTGGGCACTCGCCTGTGAAGCGGACTGCGCGGCGGCCTTTGCCTTGCCGTCTTCTCCCCTGACTTCCTTTTCGCCTGCGGGCGACTCATCCTGCGGCTTGCTCACCCTGACACCCCTCTCGCTTCCCTGACCTGACACCGATGTCATCCACTCGACAGACAGACACAAAAAAACCGGCCGAAGCCGGTTTTTTCACACTCACACGTCTTAGACAGCCAGTGCCTTGACGCGAGTGTTCAGACGGCTCTTCAGACGAGCGGCCTTCTTCTTGGACAGAATGTCCTTGTCGGCGTAACGGTCGAGGACCTTCTGCGCGACATTGAAAGCGGCCATGGAAGCAGCGTGATCGCCAGTCTTGACGGTCTTCAGCACGTTCTTGATGCTGGTACGCACGGCGGAACGCTGTGCGGAGTTGTGCTGACGACGAACTTCAGCCTGACGAGCGCGCTTACGTGCTTGCTTGGAATTTGCCACTTTGATGCTCCTTATGAGTCCACCCGTAGGCGCGTACTCATGAACTTGAATTTGGAAGACGTTGTCGCACCGCGACAGCGAGTCCGATCATCTCTCGCCTTTCGACACTGATGTGAAGACTTTCGAGAAATCAGCGACTTGACGTGGAAGCCCCGCCAAACCTTCGCCATCGGGGCGGACCAGCACCCGACAGGACGGCAGAGTCTAGCATGACCCGAGCGCATATCGCCAGCCTGAGCTTGCCCCAGGTACAGAGCCAGGAAGCAAGCCTCATGGGCGCTACAGCACGATGAGGTTGTCGCGATGGATCAGTTCCGGCGCCTCGATATAGCCCAGCGTCGCCTCGATCTGATGGCTGGGCAGGCCGAGAATCCGCCCGGCGTCTTCGGCGCTGTAATTCACCAGCCCCTTGGCGATGCGCTGACCGGATTCATCGACGCACTGCACCAGATCACCGCGCTTGAAGGCGCCTTCGATCTTCCTGACGCCCACCGGCAACAGGCTGGAGCCACGCGTGGTCAATACATTGACGGCACCGGCATCCAGCGTCAGGGTGCCGCGCACCTGCAGCTGCCCCGCGATCCAGCGCTTGCGCGCCGCGATCGGTGCATGCTCTGGCAGCAGGAGCGTGCCGAAGCGCTCTCCGGAAGCCAGCCGGGTGATCACCTCGGGCTGACGACCGGAGGCGATCACCGTCAGCGCACCGCTACGTGCCGCCAGACGCGCCGCGCGCACCTTGGTCGCCATGCCGCCACGCCCGAGCACGCCACCGCCACCGGCCACCTTGACCAGAATCGGGTCATCGGCCTGGGCTTCCTCGATCAGGCTGGCCGCCGGGTCATGACGCGGGTCGGCATCATAGAGGCCTTCCTGATCGGTGAGCAGCAACAACGCATCGGCCTCGAGCAGGTTGGCGACCAGCGCACCGAGGGTGTCGTTGTCACCGAAGCGGATCTCGTCGGTGACCACGGTGTCGTTCTCGTTGATCACCGGCACCACCCGCAGGTCGACCAGGGTGCGCAGCGCCGAGCGTGCATTCAGGTAGCGCTTGCGATTGGAGAGGTCATCGTGGGTCAGCAGAATCTGCGCCGTGGTCAGGCCGTGACGATGGAAATGCTCTTCATAGCACTGGGTCAGGCCATTCTGACCGACCGCCGCTGCCGCCTGCAGCTCATGCACGCCGCTGGGGCGAGCCGACCAGCCCAGCCGCGACATGCCGACGGCGATCGCCCCGGAGGACACCACGATCACCTCGACACCCCGCGCGTGCAGTGCCGCGATCTGATCGACCCAGCGGCCGATGCCGGCATCATCCAGCCCGCGGCCGTCATCGGTCAGCAGCGCACTGCCGATCTTGACCACCACGCGTCGTGCATTGGCCAAGGCCTCGCGCCCCGTCTGACTGCCCAGTTCC
It includes:
- the murJ gene encoding murein biosynthesis integral membrane protein MurJ, translating into MTMLSRVLGLARDVTIASLLGAGSGADAFFVAFKIPNFMRRLFAEGAFNQAFIPVLSEYATRRTREEVRELLDAVSGSLGVILALITALAMLCAPWLVWVFAPGFGDDTGKLALTGDMLRLTFPYLLLISLTAFAGSVLNTWNRFAVPAITPVLLNLSLIGAALLLAPRFETPAMALAWGVLIAGGVQLLFQVPFLLRLGLMPKPWPNFAHEGVRRILRLMTPALFGVSVSQINLLLDTVLASFLVTGSVSWLYYSDRLVELPLGIIGIAIGTVILPALSKRHAEQSLEHFQKMLDWALRSVLLIGVPAALALGVLAEPLLITLFHYGAMTDNDVVMSAQSLRAYSFGLLAFMLIKVLAPGFYARQDTKTPVKIGIIAMVANMAFNLALIVPLAHAGLALATALSAFLNAGLLARGLYRDGVLRFQPGWGRYSLTLIGGCALMGGGLMWLSPDWTTWLGWGLWERCAMMGALVVGGVLAYAAWLGLCGVRPRHFRMQS
- the ribF gene encoding bifunctional riboflavin kinase/FAD synthetase, whose protein sequence is MDLIRGLHNLARLRKQDGSRGCVATIGNFDGVHLGHQAILEQLRERAAAYGLPATVVVFEPQPREFFAGDKAPPRLTRLADKVRLLGSHGAERVLCLPFNEALRSLSAREFIEQVLIDGLGVRHLVVGDDFRFGCDRAGDFALLERIGAAEGFAVEHTRTFEIADERVSSTRVREVLAAGDMALAARLLGRAHHWQGRVVADRQLGRTLGVPTANLPLPNAPLAVSGVYAVMAHLADGRDCPAVANIGWRPTVGTPRPVLEVHLLDFAEDLYGQPMRVSFCAFLRGEQRFDGLEALKAAIYADIALARRFFALAAGETPAGDEQALLDCMTSMADLPLASRPLSALMTDAPTAPLHGTAEVSDSTAREAQASRPHDG
- the proB gene encoding glutamate 5-kinase, producing MTGESAVSEQKVAEVAELGSQTGREALANARRVVVKIGSALLTDDGRGLDDAGIGRWVDQIAALHARGVEVIVVSSGAIAVGMSRLGWSARPSGVHELQAAAAVGQNGLTQCYEEHFHRHGLTTAQILLTHDDLSNRKRYLNARSALRTLVDLRVVPVINENDTVVTDEIRFGDNDTLGALVANLLEADALLLLTDQEGLYDADPRHDPAASLIEEAQADDPILVKVAGGGGVLGRGGMATKVRAARLAARSGALTVIASGRQPEVITRLASGERFGTLLLPEHAPIAARKRWIAGQLQVRGTLTLDAGAVNVLTTRGSSLLPVGVRKIEGAFKRGDLVQCVDESGQRIAKGLVNYSAEDAGRILGLPSHQIEATLGYIEAPELIHRDNLIVL
- the rpsT gene encoding 30S ribosomal protein S20 gives rise to the protein MANSKQARKRARQAEVRRQHNSAQRSAVRTSIKNVLKTVKTGDHAASMAAFNVAQKVLDRYADKDILSKKKAARLKSRLNTRVKALAV